A segment of the bacterium genome:
GGGCATTGGCATTTCATAAAACCAAATGCCTTTTGTCGGTTTGCCGTAGTCGAAGAAAACAAGGTTTGTCGGTATGGAGGTATATGGGCTGAACACGCCGTTTGGCAGTCTAACAATCGTATGCAGGTTGCATTCTTTTAGAATCTGCTTTTTAATTGTTGTGCAGACGCCGTCGCCAAAAAGAAAACCGTTCGGCACAACCATTCCGCAACGCCCGCCTGTTGCGTTTTTTTTGGGTCGTTTCAAGAGCCTCATTATCAATTGAATGAAAAGGAGCGCCGTTTCCGCCGTTCGCTTATCGGGCGGGAATCCGGTTTTTATGCTGGCCTCTTCCTCGCCGCCGAATGGCGGGTTTGTGATTATTACATCCACGCGTTGAGCGTCCGTTATGTCGTTCAGGTTTATCGCAAGCGAATTGGTTCGGATGTAGTTCGGGTTGTCGAGTTCGTGCAGTATTAGGTTCATCATGCCCAGGAGGAAGGGCATCGGTTTTTTCTCTCGCGCGAATAGCGTTTCTTCCTGTAAGATTCTTCTTTGCTCGACGCTTTTCACCTGCTTTTCGAGATAGAATAATGCTTCGACTAAAAATCCGCATGTTCCAGCCGCCGGGTCGAGAACGGTTTCTCCGATCTTCGGGTCGATCATTTCGACAATGAACCGGACGGCAGGGCGCGGCGTGTAGAATTCGCCGTTTTGCCCCGCAGCGTCTCGAAGGTCTTTTAACATGCTCTCGTAAAGATGGCTTAGCGTATGAATATCGTCGGAAGTGTTGAAATTAATCTTGTTAATTTGGTTAATAACGTCTTTTAAAAGGTATCCGTTGCGAGCCTCGTTATTGACCTCCATGAATAAGCTCGCAATACGCTCGCGCCCGCCGTTCTTTCCACCGGATAGCCTTTTCATATACGGAAGAAGGTCGTTATTGATGAAGTGTAGTAAATCGTCACCGGTCATGCCGCTTTCGTCTGCCGCCCAATCGCGCCAGCGATAAGGCTTGTCGATTGTTGGGTAGAATTTTTCTCCCTTAAATTCGGCTTTCCCCTTTTTCTCGATTTCCATATCGTCGAGGGCTTTTAAAAAGAAAAGCCACGATATCATCGGCATTCGTTTAACATCGGTGTCGAGGTTCGGGTCCTTCCGCATAATCTTGCGGACCGAGTTTATAATCGAGGACATCTGTTGGCGATCCATTTATCTCCTTAATTCTCACATAGATATTTGTATAGTTGAGTCATAGCTTCTTTTGCTTTTTTCGCCCCGCCGAATATCTCGAAAATCTCTACCGGTGTTCCAAATTGAGTAATCGGCGGAACTTCGAGGATTTCGGGAGTCAAGAGTTGGTCGGAACCGAACTCGGTGTATTTTACGAGAAGC
Coding sequences within it:
- a CDS encoding N-6 DNA methylase → MDRQQMSSIINSVRKIMRKDPNLDTDVKRMPMISWLFFLKALDDMEIEKKGKAEFKGEKFYPTIDKPYRWRDWAADESGMTGDDLLHFINNDLLPYMKRLSGGKNGGRERIASLFMEVNNEARNGYLLKDVINQINKINFNTSDDIHTLSHLYESMLKDLRDAAGQNGEFYTPRPAVRFIVEMIDPKIGETVLDPAAGTCGFLVEALFYLEKQVKSVEQRRILQEETLFAREKKPMPFLLGMMNLILHELDNPNYIRTNSLAINLNDITDAQRVDVIITNPPFGGEEEASIKTGFPPDKRTAETALLFIQLIMRLLKRPKKNATGGRCGMVVPNGFLFGDGVCTTIKKQILKECNLHTIVRLPNGVFSPYTSIPTNLVFFDYGKPTKGIWFYEMPMPENLKNGYTKTKPQKFEEYEPIAEWWKNREENEHVWFVKREKLDENLNLDLKNPNAPEGLETRPPEELLAGIAEKEAKIALLIDEIKTELEART